The Peptococcus niger nucleotide sequence GGCCCGGCTTATTTCGCAAATCACCCGCTTCTTTACCCAGGTGGAAATCCATCCGGGTGCCAGCATTGGCGAAGGATTTTTTATCGACCACGGCTGCGGCATCGTCATCGGCGAGACGACGATTATCGGCGATGATGTGACGCTTTTTCAGGGGGTTACCCTGGGGGGGACCGGTAAAGAAAAAGGCAAACGCCACCCCACCTTGGGTGATGGGGTGATGGTCTCCAGCGGGGCCCGCGTATTGGGCAATATCCAAATCGGTGCCAATGTAAAAATCGGCGCCGGTTCAGTGGTACTCCAGGATGTGCCCGCCAATTCAACGGTGGTGGGGATTCCCGGCAAGGTGGTCAAACAAGATGGCAACCGGGTGCCGACGGATAAGCACCACGTGGACTTGGAGCACAACCGCCTGCCGGACCCGATTTGTGAATGCCTGACAGACCTGCGCATGCGTCTGGACGATGTCCAGATACGTTTGGAAGAAATGGAGGAAAAAGGGCAATGAGCATAAAATTGTACAACACGCTGACCCGCAGCAAGGAAACATTTCAGCCGGTGCATGAAGGCGAAGTGCGGATGTATGTCTGCGGACCGACGACCTATAATTACATTCACCTGGGCAATGCCCGTCCGATTGTGGTTTTTGATACGGTGCGCCGCTACTTTACCTATCGCGGTTACCGGGTGACCTATGTGTCGAATTTTACCGATGTGGACGATAAAATCATCAACCGCAGCCATGAGGAAGGCAAGACGGCCGCCGAAGTGGCACAATTTTACATTGACGCCTTCTTTGAAGATACCGGCAAACTGAACATCCTGCCGGCGGATAAAAATCCGCGCGTCAGCGAGCACATGCAGGAAATCATCAATTTTGTGCAGGAGTTGATTGACGCCGGCTACGCCTATGCCTTGGACAATGGTGACGTCTATTTTGCCGTGCGGAAGTATGAAGATTACGGTCAACTTTCCGGACGGAATATTGATGAGCTGATGGCCGGTGCCCGGGTGGATGTTGATGAGAAAAAGCACGATCCGCTGGACTTTGCCCTGTGGAAAAGCGCCAAACCGGGCGAACCGGCTTGGGAATCGCCTTGGGGCCAGGGCCGACCGGGTTGGCACATCGAATGTTCCGCCATGAGCCGGGCCTACTTGGGGCAGACCTTTGACATTCACGGTGGCGGTCAGGACTTAATCTTTCCCCACCATGAAAATGAAATCGCCCAAAGTTGCTCCGCCTCTCACGCGCCCATGGCGCGGTACTGGATGCACAACGGCTTCATTACCATCAATGAAGAAAAAATGAGCAAGTCGCTGGGTAACTTTTTCCTGCTGCGGGAAATCTTGGATAAATTCCCCGGTGACGTGGTGCGCTATTATTTGTTGAGCGTTCACTACCGTAGCCCCTTGGACTTTGACGATGCTAAAATCGAAGCAGCTGCCCGGGGGCTGGACCGCCTTAAAAATGCCTACCATAACCTGGTGGCCGCTCAAGCCACCGCCGATGGTGGGGCCGGTGCTCCTGAAGCGACCCTACGGCGCCAATTGGCAGAAGTGAAGACAAACTTTGAAGCCGGCATGGATGATGATTTCAATACCGCCTTGGGTCTAAGCGCTCTGTTTGACCTGGCGCGTGATGTCAACACCTATTTGCGGGAAGAAGACCATGAAAAGGCTGCCCTGAAAGAAGCCCAAGACCTGTTTGATTCTCTTCTTTACGTCTTTGGCCTGGACTTTGAGGCACCAGGCACCGATGATGCCCTGGCGGATGACCTGATGGCCCTTTTGATCGACCTGCGAGCACAGGCGCGTGCCGATAAGCAATTCGCTTTAGCCGATGCCATCCGCGACCGGCTAAAAGACCTGGGCATTGTCCTGGAAGACGGCAAAAACGGCACGACCTGGAAACAAGCGCATTAAAAATAAAAAACCGTTGTTTATGATAGCCAGCCGCCGGGT carries:
- the cysE gene encoding serine O-acetyltransferase, whose protein sequence is MFKQLRRDIEVVFERDPAARTIGEVIFNYPGLHAIWVHRLTHQMYLLGFRSSARLISQITRFFTQVEIHPGASIGEGFFIDHGCGIVIGETTIIGDDVTLFQGVTLGGTGKEKGKRHPTLGDGVMVSSGARVLGNIQIGANVKIGAGSVVLQDVPANSTVVGIPGKVVKQDGNRVPTDKHHVDLEHNRLPDPICECLTDLRMRLDDVQIRLEEMEEKGQ
- the cysS gene encoding cysteine--tRNA ligase yields the protein MKLYNTLTRSKETFQPVHEGEVRMYVCGPTTYNYIHLGNARPIVVFDTVRRYFTYRGYRVTYVSNFTDVDDKIINRSHEEGKTAAEVAQFYIDAFFEDTGKLNILPADKNPRVSEHMQEIINFVQELIDAGYAYALDNGDVYFAVRKYEDYGQLSGRNIDELMAGARVDVDEKKHDPLDFALWKSAKPGEPAWESPWGQGRPGWHIECSAMSRAYLGQTFDIHGGGQDLIFPHHENEIAQSCSASHAPMARYWMHNGFITINEEKMSKSLGNFFLLREILDKFPGDVVRYYLLSVHYRSPLDFDDAKIEAAARGLDRLKNAYHNLVAAQATADGGAGAPEATLRRQLAEVKTNFEAGMDDDFNTALGLSALFDLARDVNTYLREEDHEKAALKEAQDLFDSLLYVFGLDFEAPGTDDALADDLMALLIDLRAQARADKQFALADAIRDRLKDLGIVLEDGKNGTTWKQAH